One genomic window of Mercenaria mercenaria strain notata chromosome 2, MADL_Memer_1, whole genome shotgun sequence includes the following:
- the LOC128555125 gene encoding uncharacterized protein LOC128555125, with the protein MPDRGRGKRRNLRSRPGAMAQEGTGQAEANQGPRKRPRAEMAEPSSSGAGREKRRRPAMDDGTEPDSDIWVIGDSIPYWAGCTAFDIGMENFKLQNITAAWWCKRGMSFESFTHALQLPSIFRHPPKVIIIHLGEMTSRNIL; encoded by the exons ATGCCGGATAGAGGGAGAGGAAAACGGAGAAATTTGAGAAGCAGACCCGGGGCCATGGCACAGGAGGGAACAGGGCAGGCAGAAGCGAATCAAGGCCCAAGAAAACGGCCCAGAGCAGAGATGGCAGAGCCCTCGAGTAGTGGAGCCGGTCGGGAGAAACGCCGACGACCAGCCATGGACGACGGAACAGAACCCGATTCAG ACATATGGGTCATCGGGGATTCCATCCCTTATTGGGCCGGCTGCACAGCATTTGACATTGGAATGGAAAACTTTAAGTTGCAAAATATAACAGCTGCGTGGTGGTGCAAGAGAGGGATGAGTTTCGAGTCCTTTACTCACGCCCTACAGCTGCCTTCAATATTCCGACACCCGCCAAAGGTGATTATTATTCATTTGGGGGAAATGACGTCACGAAACATTCTTTAA